The proteins below are encoded in one region of Salmo salar chromosome ssa02, Ssal_v3.1, whole genome shotgun sequence:
- the LOC106583543 gene encoding myelin basic protein isoform X5, whose translation MATASSSGLSSLGRKKKAPGLMDQIGNFFGGDKKRKSKGSFRGLSSPVRPAKAAPKGGENAVVRLFRTIVSPAPPKSRKSTGSAKAKKAGAGDSGTLSKIFKMGASRTGSLPKK comes from the exons ATGGCAACTGCAAGCTCCTCTGGACTGTCTAGCCTGGGAAGGAAAAAGAAGGCCCCTGGCCTTATGGATCAAATTGGGAACTTCTTTGGAGGGGACAAGAAGAGGAAGAGCAag GGTTCTTTCCGTggcctgtcctctcctgtcagaCCTGCCAAGGCAGCCCCTAAGGGTGGGGAGAACGCTGTTGTGCGCCTCTTCAGAACGATC GTGTCCCCTGCCCCTCCTAAGTCTAGG AAGTCAACAGGATCCGCTAAGGCGAAGAAGGCCGGTGCAGGAGACAGCGGAACCCTGTCCAAGATCTTCAAAATG GGCGCAAGCCGGACCGGGTCTCTACCCAAAAAATGA
- the LOC106583543 gene encoding myelin basic protein isoform X7, whose protein sequence is MATASSSGLSSLGRKKKAPGLMDQIGNFFGGDKKRKSKGSFRGLSSPVRPAKAAPKGGENAVVRLFRTIVSPAPPKSRGTQKSTGSAKAKKAGAGDSGTLSKIFKM, encoded by the exons ATGGCAACTGCAAGCTCCTCTGGACTGTCTAGCCTGGGAAGGAAAAAGAAGGCCCCTGGCCTTATGGATCAAATTGGGAACTTCTTTGGAGGGGACAAGAAGAGGAAGAGCAag GGTTCTTTCCGTggcctgtcctctcctgtcagaCCTGCCAAGGCAGCCCCTAAGGGTGGGGAGAACGCTGTTGTGCGCCTCTTCAGAACGATC GTGTCCCCTGCCCCTCCTAAGTCTAGG GGGACTCAGAAGTCAACAGGATCCGCTAAGGCGAAGAAGGCCGGTGCAGGAGACAGCGGAACCCTGTCCAAGATCTTCAAAATG TGA
- the LOC106583543 gene encoding myelin basic protein isoform X2 — translation MATASSSGLSSLGRKKKAPGLMDQIGNFFGGDKKRKSKGSFRGLSSPVRPAKAAPKGGENAVVRLFRTIVSPAPPKSRWTAMTAKLGQKSTGSAKAKKAGAGDSGTLSKIFKMGASRTGSLPKK, via the exons ATGGCAACTGCAAGCTCCTCTGGACTGTCTAGCCTGGGAAGGAAAAAGAAGGCCCCTGGCCTTATGGATCAAATTGGGAACTTCTTTGGAGGGGACAAGAAGAGGAAGAGCAag GGTTCTTTCCGTggcctgtcctctcctgtcagaCCTGCCAAGGCAGCCCCTAAGGGTGGGGAGAACGCTGTTGTGCGCCTCTTCAGAACGATC GTGTCCCCTGCCCCTCCTAAGTCTAGG TGGACGGCAATGACTGCAAAACTAGGCCAG AAGTCAACAGGATCCGCTAAGGCGAAGAAGGCCGGTGCAGGAGACAGCGGAACCCTGTCCAAGATCTTCAAAATG GGCGCAAGCCGGACCGGGTCTCTACCCAAAAAATGA
- the LOC106583543 gene encoding myelin basic protein isoform X8: MATASSSGLSSLGRKKKAPGLMDQIGNFFGGDKKRKSKGSFRGLSSPVRPAKAAPKGGENAVVRLFRTIVSPAPPKSRKSTGSAKAKKAGAGDSGTLSKIFKM; encoded by the exons ATGGCAACTGCAAGCTCCTCTGGACTGTCTAGCCTGGGAAGGAAAAAGAAGGCCCCTGGCCTTATGGATCAAATTGGGAACTTCTTTGGAGGGGACAAGAAGAGGAAGAGCAag GGTTCTTTCCGTggcctgtcctctcctgtcagaCCTGCCAAGGCAGCCCCTAAGGGTGGGGAGAACGCTGTTGTGCGCCTCTTCAGAACGATC GTGTCCCCTGCCCCTCCTAAGTCTAGG AAGTCAACAGGATCCGCTAAGGCGAAGAAGGCCGGTGCAGGAGACAGCGGAACCCTGTCCAAGATCTTCAAAATG TGA
- the LOC106583543 gene encoding myelin basic protein isoform X6, with product MATASSSGLSSLGRKKKAPGLMDQIGNFFGGDKKRKSKGSFRGLSSPVRPAKAAPKGGENAVVRLFRTIVSPAPPKSRWTAMTAKLGQKSTGSAKAKKAGAGDSGTLSKIFKM from the exons ATGGCAACTGCAAGCTCCTCTGGACTGTCTAGCCTGGGAAGGAAAAAGAAGGCCCCTGGCCTTATGGATCAAATTGGGAACTTCTTTGGAGGGGACAAGAAGAGGAAGAGCAag GGTTCTTTCCGTggcctgtcctctcctgtcagaCCTGCCAAGGCAGCCCCTAAGGGTGGGGAGAACGCTGTTGTGCGCCTCTTCAGAACGATC GTGTCCCCTGCCCCTCCTAAGTCTAGG TGGACGGCAATGACTGCAAAACTAGGCCAG AAGTCAACAGGATCCGCTAAGGCGAAGAAGGCCGGTGCAGGAGACAGCGGAACCCTGTCCAAGATCTTCAAAATG TGA
- the LOC106583543 gene encoding myelin basic protein isoform X3 has product MATASSSGLSSLGRKKKAPGLMDQIGNFFGGDKKRKSKGSFRGLSSPVRPAKAAPKGGENAVVRLFRTIVSPAPPKSRGTQKSTGSAKAKKAGAGDSGTLSKIFKMGASRTGSLPKK; this is encoded by the exons ATGGCAACTGCAAGCTCCTCTGGACTGTCTAGCCTGGGAAGGAAAAAGAAGGCCCCTGGCCTTATGGATCAAATTGGGAACTTCTTTGGAGGGGACAAGAAGAGGAAGAGCAag GGTTCTTTCCGTggcctgtcctctcctgtcagaCCTGCCAAGGCAGCCCCTAAGGGTGGGGAGAACGCTGTTGTGCGCCTCTTCAGAACGATC GTGTCCCCTGCCCCTCCTAAGTCTAGG GGGACTCAGAAGTCAACAGGATCCGCTAAGGCGAAGAAGGCCGGTGCAGGAGACAGCGGAACCCTGTCCAAGATCTTCAAAATG GGCGCAAGCCGGACCGGGTCTCTACCCAAAAAATGA
- the LOC106583543 gene encoding myelin basic protein isoform X4, whose amino-acid sequence MATASSSGLSSLGRKKKAPGLMDQIGNFFGGDKKRKSKGSFRGLSSPVRPAKAAPKGGENAVVRLFRTIVSPAPPKSRWTAMTAKLGQGTQKSTGSAKAKKAGAGDSGTLSKIFKM is encoded by the exons ATGGCAACTGCAAGCTCCTCTGGACTGTCTAGCCTGGGAAGGAAAAAGAAGGCCCCTGGCCTTATGGATCAAATTGGGAACTTCTTTGGAGGGGACAAGAAGAGGAAGAGCAag GGTTCTTTCCGTggcctgtcctctcctgtcagaCCTGCCAAGGCAGCCCCTAAGGGTGGGGAGAACGCTGTTGTGCGCCTCTTCAGAACGATC GTGTCCCCTGCCCCTCCTAAGTCTAGG TGGACGGCAATGACTGCAAAACTAGGCCAG GGGACTCAGAAGTCAACAGGATCCGCTAAGGCGAAGAAGGCCGGTGCAGGAGACAGCGGAACCCTGTCCAAGATCTTCAAAATG TGA
- the LOC106583543 gene encoding myelin basic protein isoform X1 — protein MATASSSGLSSLGRKKKAPGLMDQIGNFFGGDKKRKSKGSFRGLSSPVRPAKAAPKGGENAVVRLFRTIVSPAPPKSRWTAMTAKLGQGTQKSTGSAKAKKAGAGDSGTLSKIFKMGASRTGSLPKK, from the exons ATGGCAACTGCAAGCTCCTCTGGACTGTCTAGCCTGGGAAGGAAAAAGAAGGCCCCTGGCCTTATGGATCAAATTGGGAACTTCTTTGGAGGGGACAAGAAGAGGAAGAGCAag GGTTCTTTCCGTggcctgtcctctcctgtcagaCCTGCCAAGGCAGCCCCTAAGGGTGGGGAGAACGCTGTTGTGCGCCTCTTCAGAACGATC GTGTCCCCTGCCCCTCCTAAGTCTAGG TGGACGGCAATGACTGCAAAACTAGGCCAG GGGACTCAGAAGTCAACAGGATCCGCTAAGGCGAAGAAGGCCGGTGCAGGAGACAGCGGAACCCTGTCCAAGATCTTCAAAATG GGCGCAAGCCGGACCGGGTCTCTACCCAAAAAATGA